The Antarcticibacterium flavum genome contains the following window.
CTCTTATTCTGGGTCTAATTGCATTTTTAGGGACTGTGGCCTTTACGTATTATATTCAACAAAGAAATAAATAGATGGTAGTAGATATAGTTGTAGGAGTTCTTTCTTTTTTTGGAACTGTGTTCGTCTTCCTGGCTGCAGTGGGTATGGTACGTATGCCAGACACTTATTTAAGGATCTCTGTTACTACCAAGGCTGCAACTTTAGGAATTGGGTTATTATTAATCGCAGGGGCTATTTATTCCTATGACCTGGCTATAACAGCAAAGGTTATGGCCATAATTCTTTTTATCTTGTTAACTGCACCTGTAAGCGCCCACCTAATTGGGCGGACTTCCTATTTTGCCGGGGTAAAACTATGGAAGGATTCCATAATGGATGACCTGGACGGAAAATATGATAAAAATACACAGGAACTTAGCAGTGGTGAAGAAGATGAAAAGGACATTAAGGGGTCTAAAAAGGATAAAGCGGTAGATTAATCCTTTCGCAATCCAGCTTTCTCCCTGTTAGCATCCAATTCTCTTTTCCTTATTAATTTGTTTTCTATTATAGTGAAGAAAAAATTGATAAAGAGGACCAGGAAACTTATAATAGCCAGTTCCCAATACATATCAAAGGCAGCAAGACATCCTGCGGCGGCACTGCACCAAATGGTAGCTGCACTTGTAAAGGCCTTCTATCTTCCCTCTTTGTTGCAGGATAGTACCCGCCCCTATAAAACCAATCCCTGTAATAATTTGTCCCAGAACCCTGGTGGTATCAACAAATTCATCACCACGAAATTCCAGTGACATAAGGACAAAACTACAGGCGCCCAGGGCAACCAGGGCGTTGGTCTTAAGCCCTGCATCTTTCCCCCGTAGCTCCCTTTCTAGTCCAATTAATAGTCCGGCCAGGACTGCAAGACAGGCCTTGATCGCAAAAACGGCAGTATCCATCTCCATGAAGTAAAGTATTATTCTATTTTTACGATATGAAGTTAACACAAAAAATGGAAAAAAAACTGGAGGGGAGAAAGGAGCTTGATGCTCTAAGGCAGCTTATGCCCCCACCGGTACTTATTGATTTTTTTTCCAATGATTATCTGGGGCTGGCAAAATGTAAAAAGATCTATGATCACAGCCTGGAGATAATGAAGGAGAATAGCTGTTTTTTGAACGGTTCCACAGGTTCCAGGTTGCTTTCAGGAAATCACTTTCTGTTTGCAATGGCTGAGGCTTTAATAGCCAGATTCCACAATGCAGAGGCTGCCTTGCTTTTTAATTCCGGATATGATGCCAATTTGGGCTTGTTATCCTCAATTGCCCAGCGGGGGGACATAATTTTATATGATGAATCCTCTCATGCTTCAATTAGGGACGGGATATCAATGGGGGTTGCCAAGGCCTTTAAATTTAGACATAACGACGTAAATCACTTATTGCAACTAATCGAAAAGTACCAGGCTGGATCTTATGAAGGAGAGATCTTTGTTGTTACAGAGTCTGTCTTTTCAATGGATGGAGATAAACCCGATTTAATCAAGATAGCCGACCTTACAAATAAACTTCACTGCCGGTTAATAGTCGATGAAGCACATGCCACAGGAGTGTTGGGGAAAAACGGTGAGGGACTGGTACACCAACTTGGATTGCAGGAAAAAGTTTTTGCCAGAATAGTTACCTTCGGGAAAGCCCTTGGGGCCCACGGGGCAGCTATTCTTGGCAGCAAGGAGTTACAGGATTATCTTGTGAATTTTTCAAGGAGTTTTATCTATACCACCGGCTTGCCTCCACATTCGGTGGCAACAATAATCGCAGCCTACAGTATGCTTCCCGGAAATGATAATTATAGATTGCTGCACGATAATATCAAATACTTCAGGCAGGAGGTAAAAAAAACGATCTGGAAATCGACTTTATAAATAGTAAGACTGCAATCCAGTGCTGTATAATCCCGGGGAACGCGAGAGTAAAATCTGTAGCTGCGAATCTTGAAGCTGAAGGATTTGCCGTAAAAGCTATTCTTTCTCCCACTGTTCCCGCAGGTAAAGAAAGGCTCAGGTTCTGCCTTCACAGCTATAATTCTCAGGCAGAAATTAATAAGGTCTTGAAGCTATTGGCTACCTTTATAAAATAATTATCCCTCTTATGTATTGGGAACCTTGTAAAGATGAAAGAAACATTTTCCAAAGTAGCGGTTTTTCAATATTCCGCCGAGGCTCAAATAGTGAAGTCAAGGCTGGAGGCAGAAGGGGTTGAAGTGTTTTTATTTGACCAGTTCACTATAGATACAGACCCTTTGGTGAGCAATGCCATAGGAGGAATTAAGCTGAAGGTGTGGGCAGAGGATGAGGAAAGGGCTCTCTCAATACTCGAATCTATAAGTGAATATTCCCTGGATGACAAGGGGCAGGAAATAATATGCCCAATTTGTGGCAGTGCCAAAGTTGAATTGATGACCTCGATAAGGGACATAAGATCCTTCTTTGCCTTTCTATTTTCATTTTTAACGATCTCCCTGCCTATTCATACCACACACGAATATCATTGTAATAATTGTAAACAAAAATTCGATCTTGACTAAACATACATATTTTATAACCGGTATTGGTACAGAAGTAGGAAAGACCATAGCGTCAGCAATTGTCACAGAGGCTTTGCAAGCGGACTATTGGAAACCCATCCAGGCGGGTGACCTCGAGAATTCAGATTCTCATAAGGTCAAAAACCTAATTTCAAATAGTAAGACCACCTTTCACAAAAACGCCTATGCCCTGCACACTCCAATGAGCCCGCATGCGGCAGCAAGGATTGACGGGATAGAAATAGAGGTTCAAAAAATAGAACGGCCAGTCACTAATAATCATCTTGTTGTAGAAGGTGCCGGTGGGGTCCTTGTGCCTATTAATGAAGAGAAAACCATTCTGGACCTTGTCGAGGCCGGGGACAGGGTAATTGTAGTTTCCAGGCATTACCTGGGAAGCATCAATCATACTCTGCTCACGCTGGAGGCTCTTAAATCCCGCGATCTTAATTGCTTCGGAATAATTTTTAACGGGGAGGAAAACCCATCTTCAGAAGAGGTTATTCTTAAAATGAGCGGAGCCAGTTTTCTTGGCAGGATTGAACCTGAACCTTATTTTGACAAAAATGTCATCAGGGAATATGCTGAAGCTTTTCAGGTTAAATTAAAATAGTAAGGATAAAAATTCTACAAATTCTTGTTCCTTAAAGGGAGCAGAAAACACAAAATTCATGCAGGAAGAAAATAACTTCAGGGGGAACTCCCTTTCCGGTCGTGACAAAGCACACCTGTGGCATCCTCTCACCCAGCATAAATTGTCACCAGATTTGTTGGCAATTGTAAAGGCTAAGGGTGCAATTTTATATGATGAGGGAGGTAAGGAATATATTGATGGGATAGCTTCGTGGTACACCTCAATGTACGGTCATTGCCATCCTTATATAATTGATAAGATCACTCTACAAATGCAGCAACTGGACCACGTGATCTTCAGCGGATTCACTCATGAACCTGCAGTTAAGTTGTCTGAGGCCTTAATAAGGATCCTGCCCGGCAATCAGCAGAAACTATTTTTTAGTGATAATGGCTCTACAGCTACAGAGGTGGGTATAAAAATGGCCCTGCAATACCATTATAACCGTGGAAATGACAGGAAGGTGATGCTGGCATTTGAAGAAGGTTTCCATGGAGATACTTTTGGGGCGATGTCTGTTTCAGGATTATCGGTTTATAACGGGGCTTTTGAAGATCACTTTATCGAGGTGACGAGAATTCCTGTTCCTACCGGGAAGAATAATGAAGATGTGATCAAGTCTTTAAAAGATAAGATCGCAGGGAGCAACATCGCGGGATTTATATACGAACCACTGGTGCAGGGAGCAGCTGCAATGAAAATGCACGACCCTGCCGGGCTTGATGAGATCCTGAAATTATGTAAGGAGAATGAGATCCTTTGTATTGCAGATGAGGT
Protein-coding sequences here:
- the mnhG gene encoding monovalent cation/H(+) antiporter subunit G; this translates as MVVDIVVGVLSFFGTVFVFLAAVGMVRMPDTYLRISVTTKAATLGIGLLLIAGAIYSYDLAITAKVMAIILFILLTAPVSAHLIGRTSYFAGVKLWKDSIMDDLDGKYDKNTQELSSGEEDEKDIKGSKKDKAVD
- a CDS encoding MgtC/SapB family protein, producing MEMDTAVFAIKACLAVLAGLLIGLERELRGKDAGLKTNALVALGACSFVLMSLEFRGDEFVDTTRVLGQIITGIGFIGAGTILQQRGKIEGLYKCSYHLVQCRRRMSCCL
- a CDS encoding aminotransferase class I/II-fold pyridoxal phosphate-dependent enzyme gives rise to the protein MEKKLEGRKELDALRQLMPPPVLIDFFSNDYLGLAKCKKIYDHSLEIMKENSCFLNGSTGSRLLSGNHFLFAMAEALIARFHNAEAALLFNSGYDANLGLLSSIAQRGDIILYDESSHASIRDGISMGVAKAFKFRHNDVNHLLQLIEKYQAGSYEGEIFVVTESVFSMDGDKPDLIKIADLTNKLHCRLIVDEAHATGVLGKNGEGLVHQLGLQEKVFARIVTFGKALGAHGAAILGSKELQDYLVNFSRSFIYTTGLPPHSVATIIAAYSMLPGNDNYRLLHDNIKYFRQEVKKTIWKSTL
- a CDS encoding putative signal transducing protein, whose amino-acid sequence is MKETFSKVAVFQYSAEAQIVKSRLEAEGVEVFLFDQFTIDTDPLVSNAIGGIKLKVWAEDEERALSILESISEYSLDDKGQEIICPICGSAKVELMTSIRDIRSFFAFLFSFLTISLPIHTTHEYHCNNCKQKFDLD
- the bioD gene encoding dethiobiotin synthase codes for the protein MTKHTYFITGIGTEVGKTIASAIVTEALQADYWKPIQAGDLENSDSHKVKNLISNSKTTFHKNAYALHTPMSPHAAARIDGIEIEVQKIERPVTNNHLVVEGAGGVLVPINEEKTILDLVEAGDRVIVVSRHYLGSINHTLLTLEALKSRDLNCFGIIFNGEENPSSEEVILKMSGASFLGRIEPEPYFDKNVIREYAEAFQVKLK
- the bioA gene encoding adenosylmethionine--8-amino-7-oxononanoate transaminase — protein: MQEENNFRGNSLSGRDKAHLWHPLTQHKLSPDLLAIVKAKGAILYDEGGKEYIDGIASWYTSMYGHCHPYIIDKITLQMQQLDHVIFSGFTHEPAVKLSEALIRILPGNQQKLFFSDNGSTATEVGIKMALQYHYNRGNDRKVMLAFEEGFHGDTFGAMSVSGLSVYNGAFEDHFIEVTRIPVPTGKNNEDVIKSLKDKIAGSNIAGFIYEPLVQGAAAMKMHDPAGLDEILKLCKENEILCIADEVMTGFGKTGKNFASEYIPTKPDIICLSKALTAGVLPMAVTSCTQEIYDAFYSDDISKGLFHGHTYTANPLACTAALSGIELLISEEIQQDVQRVMNLQATFLKKLKGHQKVKNLRQLGVILAFELDVHMERYGNMRDRLFKFFMERGVFLRPLGNTIYILPPFVITNDQLAKIHDSIEEALQEF